The segment CTGTAAAAGATTTGTTCTTAAGACCTCAAGGAGATTTAAAAAATCTTTTAAGTAGTAAGGAGGTACTTCCAACAAGTGGAGTAAATATTAAAATTTATTTCCCGGAAAAAATCAGCGAAAAGTCCCTAATAACTACTATGGCAAGAAAGTTAAATATAGATTTTTCAATTGTTTGGGGAAGGCTTGAAACCTTTAGAGGAGAGGTTTTAGGAAGTTTAATAATAAATGCGGATTGTAAATATGAAGAAATAATATACGGCTATTTAGATGAAAATTCTATTTGTTGGGAGGTGGTTTAAATGTATAAGGATATTTTAATACCAGCCTTAAAAGATACAGTATTTATGGTAAGCTATGCAACTATTTTTTCATTAACTTTAGGATTTATATGTTCATTTATATTAGTTATTACAGAGAATAAAGGGTTAAAGCCAAATAGATTCATATATAGCATATTTGATTTGATTGTAAATATTTTAAGATCTTTTCCTTTTATTATACTAATGATAGCGGTAATTCCACTTACTAAAATTATTGCAGGTAAGAGTATAGGAAGAGTGGCTGCCATAGTTCCACTAACAATAGGGGCATTTCCTTTTGTAGCAAGAGTTATAGAGTCAGCTTTAAAGGAAGTAGATAAGGGGCTTATAGAAGCAGCTAAATCCTTAGGAGCAACTACTTCTCAGATTTTATTTAAAGTAATGCTTCCTGAAGCCTTTCCATCAATTATTAGGGGAATAACACTTACAATTATAAATTTAATTGGCTATTCAGCTATGGCAGGAGTTATAGGTGGTGGAGGCCTTGGAGATGTAGCTATAAAATATGGTTACTATAGATTTAAAACAGATATAATGATTTACACAGTAATAGTATTAATAATTATTGTCCAAATTGTACAAGTTATTGGAGATATTTTTTACAAAAGATTAAGTAAATAAAAGGGAGGAATATAAAATGAGAAAAAAATAAGTGTATTATTGGTGGGGTTATTATTAGGTGCAAGTGTAATAGGTTGTGGGGCAAGCAAGGAAAAAGCAGAAGTTAACCAAAGTTCGTCAGTTAACGACAAGAAAGAAATAGTAGTAGGGGCTACACCAGTACCACATAAGGAAATATTAGAAGAAGCAGCTAAACTACTAGAAAAAGAAGGTTATAAGCTAAAAATAGTGGAGTTTACAGATTATCAGACACCGAATATAGCTTTAGCAGAAGGACAGTTAGATGCAAACTTTTTTCAACATGTTCCATTTTTGAAAAAAACAGCAGAGGAAAAGAATTTGGATTTAGATTATACTGTAAAAGTTCATATAGAGCCTATGGCGGTGTATTCAAAGAAAATTAAGGATTTAAAAGATTTAAAAGAAGGAGCTGAAATTGCAATTCCAAATGATCCTACAAATGGAGGGAGAGCTCTTAAGGTTTTAGAAAGTGCAGGACTTATAAAGGTTAAAGAAGGAGAGCTTATTTCTAAGGTTGATATACTAGAAAACAAAAAGAATTTAAAAATAACTGAAATAGATTCTCCACAGCTTCCAAGAGTTTTAGAAGATGTAGATGCGGCAGTAATTAATACTAATTTTGCTATAGAAGCAGGA is part of the Haloimpatiens sp. FM7315 genome and harbors:
- a CDS encoding MetQ/NlpA family ABC transporter substrate-binding protein; the protein is MGLLLGASVIGCGASKEKAEVNQSSSVNDKKEIVVGATPVPHKEILEEAAKLLEKEGYKLKIVEFTDYQTPNIALAEGQLDANFFQHVPFLKKTAEEKNLDLDYTVKVHIEPMAVYSKKIKDLKDLKEGAEIAIPNDPTNGGRALKVLESAGLIKVKEGELISKVDILENKKNLKITEIDSPQLPRVLEDVDAAVINTNFAIEAGLNPTKDALAIEDKDSPYANIIAVKKEDKDKDYIKALSKVLTSKEIKKFIEEKYKGSIVPAF
- a CDS encoding methionine ABC transporter permease, whose amino-acid sequence is MYKDILIPALKDTVFMVSYATIFSLTLGFICSFILVITENKGLKPNRFIYSIFDLIVNILRSFPFIILMIAVIPLTKIIAGKSIGRVAAIVPLTIGAFPFVARVIESALKEVDKGLIEAAKSLGATTSQILFKVMLPEAFPSIIRGITLTIINLIGYSAMAGVIGGGGLGDVAIKYGYYRFKTDIMIYTVIVLIIIVQIVQVIGDIFYKRLSK